Proteins encoded in a region of the Anguilla anguilla isolate fAngAng1 chromosome 10, fAngAng1.pri, whole genome shotgun sequence genome:
- the acacb gene encoding acetyl-CoA carboxylase 2 isoform X3, producing MSGLHLVKKGREQRKMDLQRDFAVASPAEFVTRFGGNLVIDKVLIANNGIAAVKCMRSIRRWSYEMFRNERAIRFVVMVTPEDLKANAEYIKMADHYVPVPGGPNNNNYANVELIVDIAKRIPVQAVWAGWGHASENPKLPELLQKAGICFLGPSSKAMWALGDKVASSIVAQSADIPILPWSGSELRVEWAEEDQRLGHVISVPPELYAQGCVRDVDDGLAGAERIGYPVVIKASEGGGGKGIRKVDCAEDFPSSFRQVQAEVPGSPVFVMQLAEHARHLEVQILADQYGNAISLFGRDCSIQRRHQKIIEEAPATIAATSTFEQMEKYAVRLAKMVGYVSAGTVEYLFSEDGSFHFLELNPRLQVEHPCTEMIGDVNLPAAQLQIGMGIPLHRIKDIRVLYGESPWGDTPINFEAPECAPSPRGHVIAARITSENPDEGFKPSSGTVQELNFRSSKNVWGYFSVGAAGGLHEFADSQFGHCFSWGENREEAISNMVVAMKELSIRGDFRTTVEYLIKLLETESFRNNDIDTGWLDHLIAEKVQAERPDTMLAVVCGSLHVVDASFRKSMSDFLHSLERGQVLPAASLLNTLDMDLIYEGIKYCLKVARQSPTTYVIIMNGSDIEIDAHRLSDGGLLLSYNGCSYTTYMKEEVESYRITIGNKTCVFEKEKDPTVLRSPSAGKLLQYMVEDGGHVCAGNSYAEIEVMKMVMALSVQESGCVHFVKRPGAVLEPGCIVAHLELDDPSSLQPVELNRAALPPQEPLPITGEKLHQVFHSVLENLAKIMDGFCLPEPYFSNKLKQWVSTLMKTLRDPSLPLLELQEIMTSVSGRIPASVEKAIRKVMAQYASNITSVLCQFPSQRIANILDSHAATLQRKSDREVFFMNTQSIVQLVQRYRSGIRGYMKSVVLDLLKRYLEVETQFQQAHYDKCVINLREQYKPNMTPVLECIFSHAQVSKKNILVTMLIDQLCGRDPTLADELMVILNELTQLSKVENSKVALRARQVLIASHLPSYELRHNQVESIFLSAIDMYGHQFCPENLKKLILSETSIFDVLPNFFYHSNRVVCMAALEVYVRRGYIAYELNSLQHHQLQDGTCAVDFQFMLPTSHPNRESSPTLSRVSVPVNCTQFEIRRQGSELFLEGALSPPCQRMGAMVAFHCFEDFKRNFDEVISSFAEPLLESPLFSEACSTLYDEENCKNMKDNPIHILNVSIKTADTEDDDKLVTEFSAYAQSKKAILFEHGIRRITFLVAQKREFPKFFTFRARDEFQEDRIYRNLEPALAFQLELSRMRNFDLAAVPCANHKMHLYLGAARVEEGAEVTDYRFFIRAIIRHSDLITKEASFEYLQNEGERLLLEAMDELEVAFSNTHVRTDCNHIFLNFVPTVIMDPSKIEESVRSMVMRYGSRLWKLRVLQAELKINIRLTPVGTAIPIRLFLTNESGYYLDISLYKEVTDLSSGQIMFQSYGDKQGLLHGMLINTPYVTKDLLQSKRFQAQTLGTTYVYDFPEMFRQALFKMWGSGDSYPEDVLICTEMVLDPQGQLVQMNRLPGDNEVGMVAFRMKMKTPEYPEGREIIVISNDITHKIGSFGPQEDLLFLRASELAREEGIPRVYVSANSGARIGLAEEIRHKFQVAWVDPGDPYKGFKYLYLTPQDYTRISSTNSVHCQHVEEGGESRYIITDIIGMEEGLGVENLRGSGTIAGETSLAYDEIVTISMVTCRAIGIGAYLVRLGQRVIQVENSHIILTGSGALNKVLGREVYTSNNQLGGVQIMHNNGVTHSIVPDDFEGVFTILQWLSYMPKNKHSPVPVLPPTDPVEREVDFTPTKAPYDPRWLLAGRPHPTIKGSWQSGFFDHGSFMEVMGSWAQTVVVGRARLGGIPLGVIAVETRTVEVTVPADPANLDSEAKLLQQAGQVWFPDSAFKTAQAVRDFGREQLPLMVFANWRGFSGGMKDMYDQVLKFGAYIVDSLREFRQPVLVYIPPHAELRGGSWVVIDPTINPLCMELYADRESRGGVLEAEGTVEIKFRRKDLLKTMRRIDPPYARLAEQLGTPELLEKDRKELESKLKAREEFLLPIYHQVAVQFVDLHDTPGRMQEKGVISDILEWKNARSFFYWRLRRLLLEQVVKGEILQANKDLSDGHIQSMLRRWFVETEGTVKAYLWDNNKVVVEWLEKHLSEEDGNRSAIRENIKYLKRDYALKHIRSLVQANPEVAMDCIIHMSQNITPSQRAKISHLLATMDSATST from the exons ATGTCCGGCCTGCACCTGGTGAAGAAGGGCAGGGAGCAGAGGAAGATGGATCTGCAGCGGGACTTCGCCGTGGCCTCGCCCGCCGAGTTTGTCACCCGTTTTGGGGGGAACCTTGTAATCGACAAG gtCCTGATAGCCAATAACGGCATCGCAGCGGTGAAGTGCATGCGCTCCATACGCCGCTGGTCCTACGAGATGTTCCGGAACGAGCGCGCCATTCGCTTCGTGGTGATGGTCACCCCCGAGGACCTGAAGGCCAACGCAG AGTACATCAAAATGGCCGACCACTACGTGCCGGTCCCCGGTGGcccaaacaacaacaactacgcCAACGTGGAGCTGATCGTGGACATCGCCAAGAGGATCCCCGTGCAG GCCgtgtgggcggggtggggtcaCGCGTCCGAAAACCCCAAACTCCCGGAGCTGCTGCAGAAAGCCGGGATATGCTTTTTAG GTCCCTCCAGCAAGGCCATGTGGGCCCTGGGAGACAAGGTGGCCTCGTCCATCGTGGCGCAGAGCGCGGACATCCCCATCCTGCCCTGGAGCGGATCAG AACTGCGGGTGGAGTGGGCGGAGGAGGACCAGCGGCTGGGTCACGTGATCAGCGTCCCGCCGGAACTCTACGCGCAGGGCTGCGTGCGCGACGTCGACGACGGGCTCGCG GGGGCGGAGAGGATCGGGTATCCCGTGGTGATCAAAGCttctgaggggggcgggggaaaggGCATCCGGAAGGTGGACTGCGCCGAGGACTTCCCTAGTTCCTTCAGACAG GTGCAAGCGGAGGTGCCGGGCTCGCCCGTGTTCGTCATGCAGTTGGCGGAGCACGCGCGCCACCTGGAGGTCCAGATCCTGGCGGACCAGTACGGCAACGCCATCTCCCTGTTCGGCCGCGACTGCTCCATCCAGAGGAGGCACCAGAAGATCATCGAGGAGGCCCCCGCCACCATCGCCGCGACCTCCACCTTCGAGCAGATGGAGAAG TATGCTGTGCGGCTGGCTAAGATGGTGGGCTACGTGAGCGCGGGGACTGTGGAGTACCTCTTCTCTGAAGACGGTAGCTTCCATTTCCTGGAGCTCAACCCCCGTCTGCAGGTGGAGCACCCCTGCACGGAGATGATCGGAGACGTCAACCTCCCCGCCGCCCAGCTCCAG aTTGGGATGGGGATCCCCCTTCACAGAATCAAGGACATCCGTGTGCTGTATGGGGAGAGTCCGTGGGGGGACACGCCGATCAACTTCGAGGCCCCGGAGTGCGCCCCCAGTCCCAGGGGTCACGTCATCGCAGCTCGGATCACCAGCGAGAACCCCGATGAG GGCTTCAAACCCAGCTCGGGCACCGTGCAGGAGCTCAACTTTCGCAGCAGCAAGAACGTGTGGGGCTACTTCAGcgtgggggcggcggggggccTGCACGAGTTCGCCGATTCCCAGTTCGGACACTGCTTCTCCTGGGGGGAGAACCGCGAGGAAGCCATCTC GAACATGGTGGTGGCCATGAAGGAGCTGTCCATCCGCGGGGACTTCCGGACCACCGTGGAGTACCTGATCAAGCTGCTGGAGACCGAGAGCTTCCGGAACAACGACATCGACACCGGCTGGCTGGACCACCTCATCGCGGAGAAGGTGCAG gcggAAAGGCCCGACACCATGCTGGCCGTCGTCTGCGGGTCGCTTCACGTGGTCGACGCCAGCTTCAGGAAGAGCATGTCGGACTTCCTGCACTCTCTGGAGAG GGGTCAGGTGTTGCCTGCTGCTAGTCTCCTGAACACCTTGGACATGGACCTAATTTACGAAGGCATCAAGTACTGTCTGAAG GTGGCGCGCCAGTCTCCCACCACGTACGTCATCATCATGAACGGCTCGGACATCGAGATCGACGCGCACAGACTGAGCGACGGCGGTCTGCTGCTGTCCTACAACGGCTGCAGCTACACCACCTACATGAAGGAGGAAGTGGAGAG CTACCGAATCACAATAGGCAACAAGACGTGCGTGTTCGAGAAGGAGAAAGACCCAACGGTGCTTAGGTCGCCCTCTGCTGGCAAACTGCTGCAGTACATGGTGGAAGACGGAGGCCATGTATGTGCAGGGAATTCCTATGCAGAAATTGAG GTGATGAAGATGGTGATGGCGCTGAGCGTGCAGGAGTCGGGCTGCGTGCACTTCGTCAAGCGGCCCGGCGCCGTGCTGGAGCCCGGCTGCATCGTGGCCCACCTGGAGCTGGACGACCCCAGCAGCCTGCAGCCG gtgGAGCTGAACAGGGCCGCCCTACCTCCCCAAGAGCCCCTGCCCATCACCGGGGAGAAGCTGCACCAGGTCTTCCACAGCGTGCTGGAGAACCTGGCCAAGATCATGGACGGCTTCTGCCTCCCCGAGCCCTACTTCAGCAACAAG ctgaagcagtggGTCAGCACCCTGATGAAGACGCTGCGGGACCCCTCCCTGCcgctgctggagctgcaggagatcATGACCAGCGTCTCCGGGCGGATCCCCGCCTCCGTGGAGAAGGCCATCCGCAAGGTGATGGCGCAGTACGCCAGCAACATCACCTCCGTGCTCTGCCAGTTCCCCAGCCAGAGG ATCGCCAACATCCTGGACAGCCACGCTGCGACACTGCAGAGGAAGTCTGACAGGGAGGTGTTCTTCATGAACACCCAGAGCATCGTGCAGCTCGTCCAAAG GTACCGTAGCGGAATTCGCGGGTACATGAAGTCGGTGGTGCTGGATCTGCTGAAGAGGTACCTGGAGGTGGAGACGCAGTTCCAGCAAG CTCACTATGACAAGTGTGTGATCAACCTGCGGGAGCAGTACAAGCCCAACATGACGCCCGTGCTGGAGTGCATCTTCTCCCACGCCCAGGTCTCCAAGAAGAACATCCTGGTGACCATGCTCATC GACCAGCTGTGCGGGCGGGACCCCACCCTGGCCGACGAGCTGATGGTCATCCTGAACGAGCTCACGCAGCTCAGCAAGGTGGAGAACTCCAAGGTGGCCCTGCGGGCCCGACAG GTGCTGATTGCGTCCCACCTGCCCTCCTACGAGCTGAGGCACAACCAGGTGGAGTCCATCTTCCTCTCGGCCATCGACATGTACGGACACCAGTTCTGCCCCGAGAACCTCAAG AAGCTCATCCTGTCCGAGACCTCCATCTTCGACGTCCTGCCCAACTTCTTCTACCACAGCAACCGGGTGGTGTGCATGGCTGCCCTGGAG gTGTACGTGCGCAGGGGCTACATCGCATACGAGCTCAACAGCCTCCAGCACCACCAGCTGCAGGACGGCACCTGTGCTGTGGACTTCCAGTTCATGCTGCCCACATCCCACCCCAACAG AGAAAGCAGCCCCACTCTGAGCAG GGTGTCCGTCCCCGTGAACTGCACTCAGTTCGAGATCCGGCGGCAGGGCAGCGAGCTcttcctggagggggcgctctCTCCGCCCTGCCAGAGGATGGGCGCCATGGTGGCCTTCCATTGTTTCGAGGACTTCAAGAG gaATTTCGACGAGGTGATCTCCAGCTTCGCCGAGCCCCTGTTGGAGAGCCCGCTGTTCTCCGAGGCCTGCTCCACCCTGTACGACGAGGAGAACTGCAAG AACATGAAGGACAACCCCATCCACATCCTCAACGTGTCCATCAAGACTGCAGACACGGAGGACGACGACAAGCTGGTGACGGAGTTCAGCGCCTACGCCCAGTCCAAG AAAGCCATACTTTTTGAACATGGAATAAGaagaatcacatttctagtggCACAGAAG AGGGAATTTCCAAAGTTCTTCACTTTCAGAGCTAGAGATGAG TTCCAGGAGGACAGAATCTACCGGAACCTGGAGCCGGCGCTGGCCTTCCAGCTGGAGCTGAGCCGCATGCGCAACTTCGACCTGGCGGCCGTGCCCTGCGCCAACCACAAGATGCACCTGTACCTGGGCGCCGCCCGCGTGGAGGAGGGCGCCGAGGTCACCGACTACCGCTTCTTCATCCGCGCCATCATACGCCACTCCGACCTCATCACCAAG gaagcCTCCTTCGAGTACCTGCAGAACGAGGGGGAGCGGCTGCTCCTGGAGGCCATGGACGAGCTGGAGGTGGCCTTCAGCAACACCCACGTGCGCACCGACTGCAACCACATCTTCCTCAACTTCGTCCCCACGGTCATCATGGACCCCTCCAAG ATCGAGGAGTCGGTGCGCTCCATGGTGATGCGGTACGGCAGTCGGCTCTGGAAGCTCCGTGTCCTGCAGGCCGAGCTGAAGATCAACATCCGCCTGACGCCCGTGGGCACCGCCATCCCCATCCGCCTCTTCCTCACCAACGAATCGGGCTACTACCTGGACATCAGCCTGTACAAGGAGGTGACCGACCTCAGCTCCGGACAG atcatGTTCCAGTCGTACGGGGACAAGCAGGGGCTCCTCCACGGCATGCTCATCAACACCCCCTACGTCACCAAAGACCTTCTGCAGTCCAAGAGGTTCCAGGCCCAGACCCTGGGGACCACCTACGTGTACGACTTCCCCGAGATGTTCAGACAG GCTCTGTTCAAGATGTGGGGCTCCGGGGACAGTTACCCTGAAGACGTGCTGATCTGCACCGAGATGGTGCTGGACCCCCAGGGGCAACTGGTGCAGATGAACCGGCTCCCTGGCGACAACGAG GTGGGCATGGTGGCGTTCCGCATGAAGATGAAGACGCCGGAGTACCCCGAGGGTCGGGAGATCATCGTCATCAGCAACGACATCACCCACAAGATCGGGTCGTTCGGGCCGCAGGAGGACCTGCTGTTCCTGCGGGCGTCGGAGCTGGCGCGGGAGGAGGGCATCCCGCGCGTCTACGTCTCCGCCAACAGCGGCGCCCGCATCGGCCTGGCCGAGGAGATCCGACACAAGTTCCAGGTGGCCTGGGTGGACCCGGGGGACCCCTACAAG GGTTTCAAATACCTGTACCTGACACCCCAGGACTACACCCGCATCAGCTCCACCAACTCTGTGCACTGCCAGCACGTGGAGGAGGGCGGGGAGTCCAG gTACATCATCACTGACATCATCGGGATGGAGGAGGGGCTGGGCGTGGAGAACCTGCGGGGGTCCGGCACCATCGCCGGGGAGACGTCCCTGGCGTATGACGAAATCGTCACCATCAGCATG gtgaccTGCAGGGCCATTGGGATCGGCGCCTATTTGGTGCGCCTGGGCCAGCGGGTCATCCAGGTGGAGAACTCCCACATCATCCTCACGGGATCCGGCGCCCTCAACAag GTGCTGGGGCGCGAGGTGTACACCTCGAACAACCAGCTCGGCGGGGTGCAGATCATGCACAACAACGGGGTCACGCACTCCATCGTACCGGACGACTTTGAGGGCGTCTTCACCATCCTGCAGTGGCTCTCCTACATGCCAAAG AACAAGCACAGTCCTGTGCCGGTCTTGCCGCCCACGGACCCGGTGGAGAGGGAGGTCGACTTCACCCCCACCAAGGCCCCCTATGACCCACGCTGGCTGCTGGCCGGGAGGCCCCATCCCA CGATTAAAGGTTCCTGGCAGAGCGGCTTCTTCGACCACGGCTCCTTCATGGAGGTGATGGGTTCCTGGGCGCAGACTGTGGTGGTGGGCCGAGCCAG GTTAGGAGGAATCCCGCTGGGGGTCATCGCCGTGGAGACGCGCACTGTGGAGGTCACCGTTCCCGCGGATCCCGCCAACCTGGACTCCGAGGCCAAA ctcctgcagcaggcGGGGCAGGTGTGGTTCCCGGACTCGGCCTTCAAGACGGCCCAGGCCGTGCGGGACTTCGGCCGCGAGCAGCTCCCCCTGATGGTCTTCGCCAACTGGAGGGGCTTCTCCGGAGGGATGAAGG ACATGTACGACCAGGTGCTGAAGTTCGGGGCCTACATCGTGGACAGCCTGCGGGAGTTCCGGCAGCCCGTCCTGGTCTACATCCCCCCCCACGCCGAGCTCAGGGGGGGCTCCTGGGTGGTGATCGACCCCACCATCAACCCCCTGTGCATGGAGCTCTACGCGGACCGGGAGAGCAG GGGCGGGGTCCTGGAGGCGGAGGGCACGGTGGAGATCAAGTTCCGCCGGAAGGACCTTCTGAAGACCATGCGCCGGATCGACCCCCCCTACGCCCGGCTGGCTGAGCAGCTCG GCACCCCAGAGCTGTTGGAGAAAGACCGCAAGGAGCTGGAGAGCAAGCTGAAGGCCCGGGAGGAGTTCCTGCTGCCCATCtaccaccaggtggcagtgCAGTTCGTGGACCTCCACGACACCCCGGGGAGGATGCAGGAGAAGGGTGTGATTTCG GACATCCTGGAGTGGAAGAACGCAAGAAGCTTCTTCTACTGGCGTCTCCGGCGTCTCCTGCTGGAGCAGGTGGTGAAAGGCGAGATACTGCAGGCCAACAAGGACCTGAGCGACGGGCACATCCAGTCCATGCTGCGCCGCTGGTTCGTGGAGACCGAGGGGACCGTCAAG GCGTACCTGTGGGATAATAACAAAGTGGTGGTGGAGTGGCTGGAGAAGCACTTGTCAGAGGAAGACGGGAACCGGTCAGCCATCAGGGAGAACATCAAGTACCTGAAGAGAGACTACGCCCTGAAGCACATCCGCAG CTTGGTCCAGGCCAATCCAGAGGTGGCCATGGACTGCATCATCCACATGAGCCAGAACATCACTCCCTCCCAGAGGGCCAAAATCTCCCACCTCCTGGCCACCATGGACAGCGCGACCTCCACCTGA